In Microbulbifer agarilyticus, the DNA window TCTGTTGAAGGACAGACCGATGACGACCCCTGGGTAGCGGCCTGGAACAACCGCCTGCGTCCGGGTGACAAGATCATTGCAGTGTCCCGTGACCTGGAAAAGCACGGCCTGACCAATGGCGCCAAAGTGAAAATTGAAGGTCTGTCTGGCACCTATACCGTGCGGGACCGTATGAACAAGCGCTACACCAACCGTATTGATGTATGGATGGAAGAAGACATCAAGAAAGCGCGTAAGTGGGGCAAGAAGAAGCTCAAGATCATCTGGAATCACGACAAAAAATAAGTGAACCGGAAGACAGGGCCTTGCCAACGCCAATCGATCGATAAAAAAGCCCCCGCAATTGCGGGGGCTTTTTCATTTGTACACGCGGGCATTATTCAGGGTT includes these proteins:
- a CDS encoding 3D domain-containing protein; translation: MRQSLKQFAIVLTASFAALGGGEAFAAIKESPEKKKKKSMTVTATAYNSVEGQTDDDPWVAAWNNRLRPGDKIIAVSRDLEKHGLTNGAKVKIEGLSGTYTVRDRMNKRYTNRIDVWMEEDIKKARKWGKKKLKIIWNHDKK